TTGCAACCTAATAAGTTTAGCCGATACACATTCAAAGTCACCTGGGGTTGCACCAAACCAAGGTCCACATTACCTTCATCAGTGCCAGCATGCATTGACAAGACTTCAAGAACTGAAAGAGAAAGTGAAACCCCAGTTTCTTGCTTGCCCCACAAGAAGCCAAagaatttgaaaaggaaaagagatgACTTCTTGTTTGATATTATCAACCAGTTCACTATACGTATAGAGTCGTTTAAGAAGGAGATAGCCAATGTGAAGAGTCAGAATAATGAGAAGttgagagaacaaaaaaaacaagaagaagaattgaTGAGTTCTTGCATGGCTCCACTTGGTATCCCTGATCTCAATGTCCCTCTTGATCTCAATGTGGACAGTACTACTCTTGATGAGGATTGTGTAATTGTGAAGTCTGCCCCAGCGTTTGATCTCAATGAAACTCCTCTTGATGATGATCTTGATGTGGCTAAGAAGCTTTTGAGTGTTGACCAATGCAAAGGCTGCTGAAGCTATAAAGATAAGGATATGAGGATCAATCAATggatgattttgttttgttttgttttgttttttttgtgtttctggttgtttatttcattttatatatacattttttttttctcccctatCCAGTGTGTcttgttctttctttattcACCTTGTATATTGGAATATGCacctaaattttgaaacaaagaatTTCAAGATGTCCATTTTATCTAATCGGATTTTGGATCAGTAATGACTGTAATGTTGGACTTCCAAAGATGGTTCATGAACAGatggtccttttttttttcaccaacttCTCGTTTgggcattgttataaaataaataattaataaaaattaataaaatcatttcaGTCTCAGACTCTATTAGGGcaatagtttttttcttttttatatgttttttttatagtaaatatTGAATTATACTTTGTTTTTAATGGGTTGTTATTGTGAGGTCGGGCACTATGCtttaatgtgaaaattttgatgtATCAATATTTAATTGGAGAATTTTACCCTTCATCTTTATCAAATTAgcactttgtttttttaattcccTCATCTTCCACACTGCTAAACAATGCAAATACTTTTtactctctttcctctcttagAGCAATCACATCAGCTCGTGtaaaaatttcatctattttacacaaaacacctccttttaaaattttacacattcatttttacaaataacccacatcagttcatctattctacaacatctattaattaaataataatttcctcacctttttttttatttttatttctcccCCCAACCACCTGTACTCGCGCCActctttcatttatttctctccttctctctctctttccttctcttcatttctgattcatttctctctctctctctccttctctacccatttctgtgtttgctctctttctctatacCCACACTCTCTgaatcaactctccctctccctgaAAAACTCTTCCTCCGAaacaactctccctctcccctgAAAAACTCCATAGCTCCGAGCTCCCTCTTCCTTGAAAAACTCCAtagctccgagctccgatcggCACCGTTCCACAACCTTCAAGCTCCGATCCGTCCGTTCCACAACGTTCAAGCTCCGATCCGCTCCATCCCACAACCTCCACGCTCCAATCCAAGCTCCGTTCCACAACCTCCACGctccgatccaagctccgagctccgatccgcaCCGTTCCACAACCTTCAAGCTTCGATCCGTCCGTTCCACAACCTTCAAGCTCCGATCCACTCCGTTCCACAACCTCCACGCTCCGATCCGCTCCGTTCCACAACCTCCACGctccgatccaagctccgaGCTCCAATCCGCTCCGTTCCACAAACCTCTAAGctccgatccaagctccgaGCTCCAATCCAAGCACCGAGCTCCAATCCAAGCACCGATCttgtttgtgtatctctgtttttttttgtttttttagcaagtgtatctctgtgttgtgttgatttgtctgtgtggatgGGTTTGTGTgggggtgtgtttgtgtgtatctgaggaaaaagaagaagatgagtaGTTAACTGTTTTTGAGcacagagaagagagagaaaaaaacgagCAAacgaaaattaataaaataatctataaacgagctacagtgaccgtgtaaatatacacggtactgtagctcgggtTAGGTTTGCacaattttgcatgtttttacaTTAACTGATGtatgctcaaaatgtgtaaaattggtaattttttgtgttttagatGATTTTAACTGGACTGATGTGATTGCTCTTACCAATCAAAGCCCTTGAATCATTTgctttagaatatatatatatatatatatattaattaagagAAACCAAATCacgcttctcaaaaaaaaaaaaaaaaaagagagagagaaatcaaatcTTGCGATTTGTGTAATCCCAACGTAGTTTCTGTCCATAAGAACGTGTATAAGAGTCTGATAAATTAGTAGTCCAATAACTTTCTTCTACCGAGGAATGAATCCCCAAAAGACgtttaccaaaaagaaaaaaagagtccCACTTCACAACCAtgtcaaataatttataatttttcctaaagcaaggtaaaaataaataatgtataTGGATAACATGTGGAGATGCCAATTTCcatttattcttcttctttttccccctaacttggttttttttttttttttggcacaaaAGGGAAATATAGATAAAACCATCACTTATATACAGAGCAAACCATCACAAACAGCAGAAAGGGATGACAGCCTTACAACCATACTACTACCATATACAGACTAGTATATTACAGACCACAAAACACAGCTAAATTACAAAACAGCATCTTCATTAGCAAAATACGGGCTGTGTCGAATCCCATCAAGTCCAAAAAAAGACAGGTTAGCAAATATGTAGGGCAGGTATCATAAAAGATCTCTCTATCCCTTTGAGAAGCTCCTTGTTTTGCCAATCTGTCTGCACAAAAATTTGCTTCTCGCCAGATGCGTCTTACATTCACTTGCCATGTTCTAGTTAGGAGAGACCTGCAATCCAAAATAACACTAGGTACTCAATGAAGATGCAAAGAgtttacttttgaaaaaaaaaaagatgcaaagaCATTCCTACATTTCCTATAATAGGAAAATATACATTGgatctcttttttcttgttccttttttgggtaagaaagaattgaagttccATTTGTATGCctcctcctctcacataaatgagTTCTAAGTGGAGGATCATCATGTGGAGTCCATCTTTATGTGAAAAGAAGGTATAACAGAAAACAATGAGTCTTCAAAAACAGAAACATGTTTCAGACTTTACCAAGATATAGAATACGTTTGGATCCAGCGTTTtagctgcgtccacgttttttttttttttttttttttcaacgcgtgtttgttactgttcattggccatgaacagtgattttatgccaatgaacagtaacttttggaATGAACAGTGTCTTTTacccctttaaaaattattttgctacagtgttttcagttttcagttttcagcaataagttctatccaaacggacccatataTGCATCTATTGATTCTATTCAGATTGAAGATGGGATTAAGTGATTAgaagaatttaaaaattttagatcaGTACGTTATTGACAATTTAACATATGGTACTTAGTCGACAATATGtcataaataagtaaataacttaaaaaatattcaataacAAATTGTTGGGTGAATGCAAATTATCGTTGAACAGATTTATAAGCagaattttccaaaaaataaaaacaaatatttccCTTATATTTCTATGTCTGTTGCAACAAATGTGGTTATGACTACTACATTGGACTGTCTATGCATCCTAGCTTTATTCTATGCAAATAAACGtaacattctttttcttttctctggtAAGTCTCTAGCATGACTTTCTACTTTTTACGAAGCATTAGGAAAAAGAATAACCAAATAAGCTTGAATACAGTCCCCAAAGTTGTTGACAGCTAacgtgaaaaatgaaaagaaaaaagttccATCTTTATACTAGTCACATACCTTCAagaatttaatacttaattTTCCAAATTAAGGAGGAATGTGAGGCATCAACTGCATACTTTAGTTGAGAAGGCAGTGGCTCACTCGTATGTATTTTATGTGCCAACTCACACCTTAATGAAGATAGCAACTGTTTATGCCGTGATTCTTTTCTCTTCAGTACTTGGATATATGCATATAATCCAAGCCATCCAACTTCTTCTTCCTCCAACTGAAGTATAGGCCGGATATCAGAATAGCAGTATGCAGAACGCATCCTTTTCTTTATGAGCTTGTGCATATACCTAACAAGACAATCAACAAAACCAATGAACTgaaaaaaatagtagaaaaGGAGTATCATTAAatgttgaaaattaaattttatagttgttaaattaaaaaattatgtatcaaAGCATAGACAGCCATTCAATTACTTTACATGGCCATTGCACATGGGGCTTCACAAATGCTAAAATATCAACTAAAATCAGCACAGGAAAACTGTATCTCAATAAACCAAGTTTGACAACCACATACACTGTAAGATAAACAAGGATTACATCCATACCTCACAGATTTTTGAATCATTTTTAGATAGAATCCCTTGCGAAGTTTGCATATGTACGATAAGTCACGAACATAGCAATGAAATTTCATTGCACAGACCAGAAAAGCCTGATATATATTTAATCTGACAACATCTGCAGAATTAATATTTGAACAGAAGAATATAGGATGGCATTTAGGTCTCATAAAGCCACATAGCTTTGTCTTCAGATGGTGACCTGGTTTACCTTGCCAGCTGACAGTAAGAGTCGAACTTAAATGGTTATTCAGATACCTGTTTAGTATAGGGAACAAGTTACTTGGGGAAGAAATTGAACTTTCATAAAACTGAGATTCAAAGTTTACATTAGATAAACCAAAAAGCAAATCTAACTGCGACATGTAGAGCTTCAATAACAAGACAATgaaatatcaatatttttttttttaaaatgagccCAAAACTGTGAGGCAAACAATTAGACCTAGCTTCATTCTAAGATCCCAACCACAGACTTATCTTAAATGAATCCTCttaaacaaaaatcacaaaagtACTTCAAAGAGGACTGGACACTACTTGACTACTGcttgcaatttaaacattttaactCACACAACATATTGAAGAAGTTGCTAAGGATgtgatattgataatttgaggCTGGAAATTTGATAAGAATTAGGTCcaataatgataaataaaaagaaatcaagcaaaagGAAACTCTCAAGCATAATTGTTTGGAAGAAAGAGATATAAAACCAAATAAGAATGCTACGTAACAATTTCGAGAGTATCAAATGTACGCTTAATGAGTAGCATGCCAATGATATGGAATGATTTCAAAGGTTCAAATAATTGGATCCTAATCTTGACATCTGAAGCTAAAATCCAAAACAGAACATTATAAGATGCATCTAGCAAGTAGAATGACAAGAAGTAAAATTATATACGAAAATTAACTTTGAGTAGTCTGCCTGAACTTCTAGAGTGAAACAATTGATAAGCAATCCACTCCATCGAAGAAATGAAATGCCATCTTCACCCACATAAACCCTGCTTGATGGAATCCCTGATAAGTCTCCAATAtcaaaattgatagaaaatttttCATCATTCATGTAGCAGTTGTACGCATGAAATCCTCTTCGCAACCTGGAAACGAAGCTAGCAGCCAGCTTCTTTGAGGTTGAAACGAGAAGGAAGTCATCAATAAATCTAAGAAGTATATATCCATCCCCACTACTTTCCTCTGCAGAAACATTATTAGAAATAGGTCTTCTAGATATATCTTTAGCAGCAGCTTCACTAGCTTTCTCAAGATATGGAATGATCAAATTTCTTTCCAGATGTCCATAGTAAAATGAGCAAAGCAGAGGTGACACAATACTTCCTTGAGGAATACCTACACCTAGAACGAAAAACTTTTTATCCAATTGCAGTACGTTGTACTTAACATGTTcctttaaattgaaaaataactcTTCTTTTTTCACATGCCTGCTCCAATCCtgtaagaataaaaaatattaaacaaaacttaGCTTCCTCAagagaaattatttatttacaagTACAAACAATTCAGAAAAGAGTTTTTTTACTTCAAATGTCTCCTACCTAAGTGTGATTGCCTAatattttatcttctttttttttatacaaaaaatataacttcattgaaaaaagaaaacaatacaGGAAACCAAAGCACACAGGCAGTGTACTacagaataataataaaaaaaaccagcaAAATTGCCtaatattttatctttctttatttcatgctcttttcattgttttaatACCAAACAGCCGTCAACTATTCAAGATCTCATCAAGAATACCAATTAGTGATCCTACGTCAGTTAGAACGAAAACTTGATGATGGGAGTAACAAGGAAGAGAAAAGAGTCAAACCTATTCATCACAGCATTGACGCATTGATCATCCAAATATCTTATTACACCACACAGATACTCCACATGAGGCAGAAAATACTTTATTCTTCATCCCATGCAATGTACATCAATAAATAGCTTGACATAGGCTGCATATGCTTGGTGAATGAGCACAGTAAGGGACCAAGGAGAATCTAAGACTAAATCTCAATGACccaaatacattttttaaagacCAAAGTACACTTTTGggattgttttcattttggccctttatgtttcaaaattttcattttgacccttcatgtttaattttgttttcatattgaCCCTGTTGTCCATTTCCATTGGTAATGAGACCATCCATAATATGTTTTTctgcctaaaaaataaaatttctgaaTACTACAACATTTAAGAGCTAGTATTTGATGCAATAGTTAAAAATAAACGACACTTAACAATCATATTACTAAAGAAATGGATGGCAGGGCCAATATGAAAACTGAATTAGACATGTAGGGCAAAGATGAAAACATCCCCAAACTTTAAGAGCCAAAAGTATACTttagtctctttttttcttttttcaattattgCTAAGCAACATATGCACCCCATAGATCTTGAACCcacgacctcaccctccacACCTTACAGTCACAAAGAAAGAGatgtcatttgagctagagctcattggctaaTTAAATACACTTATCTGAGTAGACTACTAAACAGAGTCCCTACCAACTAACCAGTTCCCAGGCCATAACAAAAATGACTAGAATACCCTTGTCATTTGGTCCTAAAACCATATGAGCGCCCACCAATCTTACCAAAATTACCCAATGGGTAGCACACTCAGCTGGGAACCGCATAAAGATATCTCTGTGAGTACCAAATCTATTTTCTTTTAGTAGAGCTTCATTTGAACATCAAAACTTCTAGTACCCCAAACTAAAGCCATGATTGATCAAGAAAAAAAGGTAAACATTTCCACTGATTTGCAAAACCAGTCACACAAAaaggatataaaaaataaagatccaACTCAAAAAATTGCTTATGGTGCTTACAGGATTCTATAGACTATTTGTATCTTGCAGGTAACATATGACATACACAAGCATTATGCATGAAGGTAGTAGTTAGACAGGTAGTGAAACCTGATACTAAGTGACTAAgctcataaaaaagaaaagcagtAATCATTAGAATATTCAATGGAAATAGGAGAGATCTATAAGAATAAATATCAACAACTTTCCTTGAAGAGTGACTTGAAATAGCTACCTGGTTAACAAAGACAGTATGCAGTGAACAAAAGTGAACAGAGGATGTGACTTTTGCAGTGCTCATTTTTTGATCCATCAATACAAGGTTCTTATGAACCCACAAAGATTTCTCTGTGCAGACTACTTGATGGCACTTTTTAAGAAGATATTCATCTTTCTGTATGACATCTTTCATTACACTAAGAAGCTTATCCTGATCAATAGAATCAAATGCTTTCAGTACATCAGAAACAACAACAAACGCACCAGGCACAGTTACCAACCTATTTTTCAGACCAATTAGAAATGGACATAACTTTCTGTAGACATCATTGTAATCAAAAACTGATGCTCCCAGCTTCTCAGGTTCTTCCAACTGTATACCTTTTAAAACAGCATGTGTATCACGAAGAACAAGATTTACAGActtgaaataattaaattcaactttCTTGgaacaaaattttccttttccatGCATTCCACAAGATTTATCTTCCAAAGAGGATTTTTGTGATGGCATTCTTGATGATGCTTTTAGATTTGATAGCATCCTCATTCCATCTTCTTTTGGACGAAATCTTAGCTTCGAGAaaccaaataatcttttttttataatatgtcTAACAGTTGCAGCATCCAAGTCATTAAAGCCCTGATCTTTCAAGCAGGTGACGGACTTATTTATCAACTTCTCCCAAACTGATTTCCTATAATAATATAGATCTTGATTCCCACGCTCAATTTCAGTGACATAGAAGTTTGCTTGCACCAGTGGCACCACTAGAGATGAAAAGAGCCAAAAGATCCAGCTCTCCAGAAGTTTATGTCTGAAAACATGTGTGGCGTCGTCCAATATTCTGGATCCCTTATGCATGTCTATACTCTCCCCCGTTGTACATTTTAGCACTTGATTACTCAAGCAACATGAAAATTGTTCAGTTGATAGAAACGGGAAACTTGATGCTTTTAATTTATGCATGCATTGCTTTAATGAGAACTTCTCAAATCTTCGAAGTTTAATAAACCTGGCAATATTCCTCCTAAACATTCTCCAGTTATGACAGGAACCTAGCAATTCTGTGGGAACTACACTCCTAATAACTGCCCATATAAATGACTCTACCTGACTTCTCAAGCAAAAAGACTTATTTGCTTCAAACTGAGGTTCAATATCCACGTAATATGAAGTATTAGATCCATGAGAGTTCTCAGGAACATTTTTCTCTGATCCATTCCCCTAAAATAACAATTTCAcaagaattatatttttcttagaGGAAGCAAGAAGTGCTTAAATTAGTGAGATAGCTTAAGGGATGTACATTACACAGTGCAATTCTATAATGAGCTCTCCCATTTAACAAATCCCCCCTTCCCAcccccccacaaaaaaataaaaataaaaataaaaaccacccaccactcaaaaaaaaaaaacaaaaaaaatcatgtacaTAATTTCAATTTGCACAACTATCAAGGTGTGCATATTATGCACCAATGCATTCAAAACGCATATGAAACTGAGCGAGGTGTAACCTCAGAATGTGAAATTGTGAATCCTAAATATGCCTTCACATTATTTACCTCAAAGTTAGTGCCTGATTTTACAGTAGCATCCAATGTTGGAACAGCACAATGCTTATCCAATAATCTCAGACGTTGGCAATGCTGTGCCTTGCGTATGAGCTTCTTAAGCAACTTAACGAGTGAGCGGTACCTTCAGAACcaaaaacaagcagttacagcAGTGCCatccaaattaaattaaaaacctgATGTATTGGCTATAACTGCAATTATTTATTGCCCTAATATTCTCATAAACATGTCCCACATTTATACTTCAGAAAAAATTTTCATGTATCTGTGCTCTAAGACACAGTACGGCTTCCATCCAAAGAAACTCATTGTAATGGTAATCATCATAGATTCCAGACCCTACTCAAAAGAGCGAATTAGTTGACATTGACTGTAAGATTTTAGCACAACGAGACTTCACTGTGCCATCAGTGTCCCTTTTAACCTTAATCCATTCAAGAGCTTTTAAATTGCAATCCTGATACTGATTAAGGAACTCGTTTTCATTATTTCATAACTTGAAGTTTGGAACTACATCATGCATAAATTTCCTGTTATATCCAGCAAAGGAGCTTTTCATGATTCCTTATGTAAAAGATTATAAGAACTATGGGATCAATATTCCACAGTAAGAAAAAATTTGGATTCTAGAAATCAAACTGAAATCAACATGCATgccacataaaaataaaaataaaacaataattttgccATGACAAATCAGGAAAGCCCTGTAAGGGTATCGTACAATTAAAAAGGTTTCTGCAATCACAGGATTTGAATTTGCACTTACAGGCATGCTGATTTGCACAGCATTTCCTGAGTTGCATTTAAGCCAAAGATATCGCCAATAAGAAAATTTGCACCAGAAAAATTGGGCTTCAGAGAATTTAGTATATCTGAATATTATTAAGGTACCGTGTTCTTTTACACCGAAGAAAAGGCATGACAGAAGCTCTTAACATCACAAATTTAAGCTCAAACTGtgtttcttttccaaaaataagaaagcatAATTGCACAACATAAAAAGATAACATATTATCCGTTTGTCACTGATCATTCATTCTATAAAATCGGGTGAAAAAATTGGAAATACAAGCAATTTTATAACGAAGAGACAAATTAAGTACATGTACGTTTAAAATTAAACGGCAGGATACGTTTTGCTGGAAAAACTGATGAAGAACATTCCCTGTTATAAAACATGAATTTCCTGTTAATATGTGCCCTTTTGGCAACTACCAGGGGCTTGGGAGCTTGTGATACTGAAAAACGAGGCATCTGCAGAATAGATCATATTCAAAAGGAAAAggttaaaagttaaataataataataataaactgtAATAGCAGGGAGAAatgtcttttcattttcattgcATTGGGAGAATCCAAATGTTCACTAGGAGGTGGCATTAAGTCATTCAATCTTCTTGATATGGGTATATATCAACCAAACATTAATCTTTCTAACCCTTTTGAGATTCAGGGTTCTTTTGTAATTGACAATCTTATCTATCTTAGAATCTCCATGCCAACAAACACTGTTCTAGCCATGTATGTGTTAATATTAATTAGGGTAATGATATCTCCTAATTGGTGTCTTACTTCCAACTTCTTTCACTTTCTTGGAGATTCTCATCTACCAGAAGAGTAAGCTACTAAGCTGTGACATACTGCATCTTGTTCTCATGCTCAAGCAGGCACCATGAGTACAAAGCCACAACTACCTGCTAAGATTGTTTGGCTGTATGTCTTCTGTTCACTTGGAGATTACTATTTCTGCATCTAACCCCTTTATTCTGATAATAGGAAGGCAAACCACATCACTATTAGTCCAGATGTTATGTCACTCACGCTCCAATAATCTTTAAttacaataataacaaaagtttGATGTTTAAAAGTATTCCATAATGTGTTGAAATAAAGGTACGAATTACTTATCAATTTATGTGGggataaattaaataaaactgtATCTATGCTAAGGGTGGCACTGGCACACAGCATATATCTTAAAGCCTTCTAGGTTAGGCAACAAATAGTAATTAGGTTTCATGTACtaaaaaacttcttcttttttattctattgGTGAGTTACACACGCATTTAGTGAGTCTTGAACCCACAAACTCACCCTTCATCCCattattttgggaaaaattgaAACCCTCCAATATATCAAACCAACGTTGAACTTGACTGAAGGATCTTTCATAGGAAATCAATCACCTTTTCAGAACTATTTAAGCTAGAATCTGCATCATGCTGGAGCCTCCCAGATTCACCATCTTTATCCATATGAATTGTTGCAAAAGGGCTGGTTTCTTCAAAATTTAAACGCCTTCTATTTCTGCAACGCTGCCAACTAAATGGCCTTGAACGCTTTCCAAACTTTGCAGCTGTGTGATTTGAGCTTTCTTGAAGTTTCTCATTTAAATCCCCTTCAGTATTATTGGTGACAGTTCCAGAAATTGGTATAGCTACTTCCGATGAACTCGCTTGAGAACACTTGTTTCCATGAAGCCGACTAAATGTTCTTGGACCTGAAGAACTCCTAACATTGGAGCCAACATAATCTAATGAAGTTGATGGATCATCAACACTAGAAAAATTACTGCATTTCTGTATCTCTAGCACTGGGTTAACATTGTCAACTAAAGCCCTCTTCTTTTTGGATCCTGAGAAAAGTTTGGACTAAATCATCATCTGGACTCCTCTTAATCTTTAAGAAATGATATGTTATATATGACTGAACAATCTAATGCAAACACAATAGCCACAAAGCAAAAGGAATTAAGGACaacaagaaaagggaaagatCTATTAAAAAAGAACATCCACGAATAGATGGGAACAAGTCAGGTAAGAAAAGACCAAGAAAGAAACGGCCTAAAGTCAGGAAGAGACTACGGCAATTATGTTTTATCCCAAAAAACAGAGGTtgttaaatattaaaaagaaaggcAATATGTACCATCAGAttctatttataatttattcaaATTGTAAAATTGATGTGGCTGTGTATAGTGATCTAATAGTATTAAAGTTTTAATGTCAAAATGGTTgcattaatatattatttaaatctaaaataatttttattcaccAATCATTCGTTCTGAATAGAAAATTTCATTGAACTTAATTTTACGCATAAGGCTAAAATATTAACAATGAATTTTGCAAATTTATGGCCCTAATGCTGATTTGCGTGACTGTGTCTGCATGTGTGCAcatttacatacatacatacatacatatatatatatatatatatatataagctaatGCTGATATGTGTGCCTGTGTCTACATTTGGACACATTTACATATAGACatacatacaaaaaataaaataaatatttatgtaacATTATTTTTCCTAGGTACCGCAAAAGGGGATTTTGATTCAACTGACAATGTTGACAGAACAACTACAAGTGTTTAGAAAGTCTTCATTAGTCTCATTACCACATTTATCAAGTGAAGTATGTTGATACTGAGACTCCAATGTTCGCTTTTTTGACTGCTCGAGGCATAAATCACTTATAGGAGGACCTGTTACTTGGTGGTGCTTCTTAGAAGAAACTGGCAAAAATATTGATGTATACTTTAAAAGATAAACCATGACATCATCCCCAACCTGCATAAATGCAATTTTGACCTTAATTTTGGTGATGTAGTTCAAGAAACAAACAGAGAAGAAGTTAGCAAACCATACCCTTTGTGAAAGAAGACACCAAGCTGAAGAAGATAGAAGTTCTACAATGGGACTTGCACGATTAATCTGTTACATATTGATGAATATTTTCAAACAGGAAATAAGGCAAACATGAAATGTTAACAAACTACtcctagaaaaaataaataaatgaggatacccaaaaaaacaaaacactgCCAACCCCATTTCCAGAATGAAATGGACGATATTGACAATGTTGATAGCAGCATTGAACATTGTATATGAAGTTTGcaacaataaataaacaaacgaATGCTTGCCTTATCATAAGCCTTGCAAATTACATTGATAGAGTTGAATTGCTCATGCATCATGATTTCTATGGTCCTTTGCACAATCTGAAAACATAATGAGCAGTAGTTTACATATTAGATGTGCAATGTGATTCCCTTCTCAAGACTTAGTTTAATCAAATGAGTGatcaacattacacgtattt
This portion of the Castanea sativa cultivar Marrone di Chiusa Pesio chromosome 7, ASM4071231v1 genome encodes:
- the LOC142644746 gene encoding telomerase reverse transcriptase-like isoform X1, with the translated sequence MPKKRRVPEVLWRLFRHRARTLASTIVSLVPPPPPSSCSCSCSRTGSQCLSCSGSEAMSFLLRNGDPQEYVKLLNKCFVVVSENAPPLSPFQSPSRWPQSQIVQRTIEIMMHEQFNSINVICKAYDKINRASPIVELLSSSAWCLLSQRVGDDVMVYLLKYTSIFLPVSSKKHHQVTGPPISDLCLEQSKKRTLESQYQHTSLDKCGSKKKRALVDNVNPVLEIQKCSNFSSVDDPSTSLDYVGSNVRSSSGPRTFSRLHGNKCSQASSSEVAIPISGTVTNNTEGDLNEKLQESSNHTAAKFGKRSRPFSWQRCRNRRRLNFEETSPFATIHMDKDGESGRLQHDADSSLNSSEKMPRFSVSQAPKPLVVAKRAHINRKFMFYNRECSSSVFPAKHILNSLKPNFSGANFLIGDIFGLNATQEMLCKSACLYRSLVKLLKKLIRKAQHCQRLRLLDKHCAVPTLDATVKSGTNFEGNGSEKNVPENSHGSNTSYYVDIEPQFEANKSFCLRSQVESFIWAVIRSVVPTELLGSCHNWRMFRRNIARFIKLRRFEKFSLKQCMHKLKASSFPFLSTEQFSCCLSNQVLKCTTGESIDMHKGSRILDDATHVFRHKLLESWIFWLFSSLVVPLVQANFYVTEIERGNQDLYYYRKSVWEKLINKSVTCLKDQGFNDLDAATVRHIIKKRLFGFSKLRFRPKEDGMRMLSNLKASSRMPSQKSSLEDKSCGMHGKGKFCSKKVEFNYFKSVNLVLRDTHAVLKGIQLEEPEKLGASVFDYNDVYRKLCPFLIGLKNRLVTVPGAFVVVSDVLKAFDSIDQDKLLSVMKDVIQKDEYLLKKCHQVVCTEKSLWVHKNLVLMDQKMSTAKVTSSVHFCSLHTVFVNQDWSRHVKKEELFFNLKEHVKYNVLQLDKKFFVLGVGIPQGSIVSPLLCSFYYGHLERNLIIPYLEKASEAAAKDISRRPISNNVSAEESSGDGYILLRFIDDFLLVSTSKKLAASFVSRLRRGFHAYNCYMNDEKFSINFDIGDLSGIPSSRVYVGEDGISFLRWSGLLINCFTLEVQADYSKYLNNHLSSTLTVSWQGKPGHHLKTKLCGFMRPKCHPIFFCSNINSADVVRLNIYQAFLVCAMKFHCYVRDLSYICKLRKGFYLKMIQKSVRYMHKLIKKRMRSAYCYSDIRPILQLEEEEVGWLGLYAYIQVLKRKESRHKQLLSSLRCELAHKIHTSEPLPSQLKYAVDASHSSLIWKIKY
- the LOC142644746 gene encoding telomerase reverse transcriptase-like isoform X2; protein product: MPKKRRVPEVLWRLFRHRARTLASTIVSLVPPPPPSSCSCSCSRTGSQCLSCSGSEAMSFLLRNGDPQEYVKLLNKCFVVVSENAPPLSPFQSPSRWPQSQIVQRTIEIMMHEQFNSINVICKAYDKINRASPIVELLSSSAWCLLSQRVGDDVMVYLLKYTSIFLPVSSKKHHQVTGPPISDLCLEQSKKRTLESQYQHTSLDKCGSKKKRALVDNVNPVLEIQKCSNFSSVDDPSTSLDYVGSNVRSSSGPRTFSRLHGNKCSQASSSEVAIPISGTVTNNTEGDLNEKLQESSNHTAAKFGKRSRPFSWQRCRNRRRLNFEETSPFATIHMDKDGESGRLQHDADSSLNSSEKMPRFSVSQAPKPLVVAKRAHINRKFMFYNRECSSSVFPAKHILNSLKPNFSGANFLIGDIFGLNATQEMLCKSACLYRSLVKLLKKLIRKAQHCQRLRLLDKHCAVPTLDATVKSGTNFEDWSRHVKKEELFFNLKEHVKYNVLQLDKKFFVLGVGIPQGSIVSPLLCSFYYGHLERNLIIPYLEKASEAAAKDISRRPISNNVSAEESSGDGYILLRFIDDFLLVSTSKKLAASFVSRLRRGFHAYNCYMNDEKFSINFDIGDLSGIPSSRVYVGEDGISFLRWSGLLINCFTLEVQADYSKYLNNHLSSTLTVSWQGKPGHHLKTKLCGFMRPKCHPIFFCSNINSADVVRLNIYQAFLVCAMKFHCYVRDLSYICKLRKGFYLKMIQKSVRYMHKLIKKRMRSAYCYSDIRPILQLEEEEVGWLGLYAYIQVLKRKESRHKQLLSSLRCELAHKIHTSEPLPSQLKYAVDASHSSLIWKIKY